The Anguilla anguilla isolate fAngAng1 chromosome 19, fAngAng1.pri, whole genome shotgun sequence genome has a segment encoding these proteins:
- the crebl2 gene encoding cAMP-responsive element-binding protein-like 2 isoform X3, which translates to MDDSKVGLARQQPSPIPAAKRFRMANFLLRTVVGGKVKKPGKRGRKPAKIDLKAKLERSRQSARECRARKKLRYQYLEELVSSKERAICALREELEMYKQWCSAMDQGKIPSEIKALLTGDDHKTSQSTSKTTKSPKGLASANGNNKSV; encoded by the exons ATGGATGACAGCAAG GTGGGTCTAGCAAGGCAGCAGCCATCCCCAATTCCTGCTGCAAAGCGATTCCGGATGGCTAATTTTCTACTTCGCACA GTGGTTGGCGGGAAGGTGAAGAAGCCGGGGAAGCGGGGGCGGAAGCCCGCCAAGATCGACCTGAAGGCCAAGCTGGAGCGCAGCCGGCAGAGCGCGCGGGAGTGCCGCGCCCGCAAGAAGCTGCGCTACCAgtacctggaggagctggtgtcCAGCAAGGAGAGGGCCATCTGCGCCCTGCGCGAGGAGCTGGAGATG TACAAGCAGTGGTGTTCTGCAATGGACCAGGGAAAGATCCCTTCAGAAATCAAGGCTCTTCTCACCGGGGACGATCACAAAACCAGCCAGAGCACCAGCAAGACCACGAAAAGCCCCAAGGGCCTGGCCAGCGCCAACGGCAACAACAAGTCCGTCTGA
- the crebl2 gene encoding cAMP-responsive element-binding protein-like 2 isoform X1 — translation MRPLEKRPERERGREKHSHEPLLSGKHFKPRVVGLARQQPSPIPAAKRFRMANFLLRTVVGGKVKKPGKRGRKPAKIDLKAKLERSRQSARECRARKKLRYQYLEELVSSKERAICALREELEMYKQWCSAMDQGKIPSEIKALLTGDDHKTSQSTSKTTKSPKGLASANGNNKSV, via the exons ATGAGGCCGTTAGAGAagaggccagagagagagagggggagagagaaacattcCCATGAGCCTCTTCTGTCAGGCAAGCATTTTAAGCCAAGAGTG GTGGGTCTAGCAAGGCAGCAGCCATCCCCAATTCCTGCTGCAAAGCGATTCCGGATGGCTAATTTTCTACTTCGCACA GTGGTTGGCGGGAAGGTGAAGAAGCCGGGGAAGCGGGGGCGGAAGCCCGCCAAGATCGACCTGAAGGCCAAGCTGGAGCGCAGCCGGCAGAGCGCGCGGGAGTGCCGCGCCCGCAAGAAGCTGCGCTACCAgtacctggaggagctggtgtcCAGCAAGGAGAGGGCCATCTGCGCCCTGCGCGAGGAGCTGGAGATG TACAAGCAGTGGTGTTCTGCAATGGACCAGGGAAAGATCCCTTCAGAAATCAAGGCTCTTCTCACCGGGGACGATCACAAAACCAGCCAGAGCACCAGCAAGACCACGAAAAGCCCCAAGGGCCTGGCCAGCGCCAACGGCAACAACAAGTCCGTCTGA
- the crebl2 gene encoding cAMP-responsive element-binding protein-like 2 isoform X2 has translation MRPLEKRPERERGREKHSHEPLLSGKHFKPRVVVGGKVKKPGKRGRKPAKIDLKAKLERSRQSARECRARKKLRYQYLEELVSSKERAICALREELEMYKQWCSAMDQGKIPSEIKALLTGDDHKTSQSTSKTTKSPKGLASANGNNKSV, from the exons ATGAGGCCGTTAGAGAagaggccagagagagagagggggagagagaaacattcCCATGAGCCTCTTCTGTCAGGCAAGCATTTTAAGCCAAGAGTG GTGGTTGGCGGGAAGGTGAAGAAGCCGGGGAAGCGGGGGCGGAAGCCCGCCAAGATCGACCTGAAGGCCAAGCTGGAGCGCAGCCGGCAGAGCGCGCGGGAGTGCCGCGCCCGCAAGAAGCTGCGCTACCAgtacctggaggagctggtgtcCAGCAAGGAGAGGGCCATCTGCGCCCTGCGCGAGGAGCTGGAGATG TACAAGCAGTGGTGTTCTGCAATGGACCAGGGAAAGATCCCTTCAGAAATCAAGGCTCTTCTCACCGGGGACGATCACAAAACCAGCCAGAGCACCAGCAAGACCACGAAAAGCCCCAAGGGCCTGGCCAGCGCCAACGGCAACAACAAGTCCGTCTGA
- the gpr19 gene encoding probable G-protein coupled receptor 19 — translation MVYAQTTDNVKASLLSTLFTLPVYPNSSENSTLPAGSPTPADCSQDGSSPGPAPLQRNASLPSYELAPAEMVTLSLVLGALWLVSVFGNALVCLVIHRSRRTQSTTNYFVVSMACADLLLSLAWAPFALLQVASGQWPLSGSACRAVRYVQHLAPGVQVYVLLSICVDRFYTIVYPLSFKVSREKAKRMIAASWVLDAAFVSPCLFFYGSGPAGHCGFFLPDTWDGVAYGIAHLVLGFLFPTVLIVLFYQRVVKYIWRIGTDGRTVRRTMNIVPRTKVKTIKMFLALNAVFLLAWAPFYVAQLWHPGDAGGSRREALLFAAVTWISFGSAASKPTLYSIHNANFRRGMRETFCMSSMKCYRSNAYTITTSSRMAKKNYVGIVEIPAPAKTTVTKESIYDTFDREAKEKKLAWPINTNPPNTFV, via the coding sequence ATGGTCTATGCTCAGACGACGGACAACGTCAAGGCCTCCCTCCTCTCCACGCTGTTCACTCTCCCCGTCTACCCCAACTCCAGCGAGAACTCCACCCTCCCCGCCGGCTCGCCCACGCCGGCCGACTGCAGCCAGGATGGCTcctcccccggccccgccccgctccagcGCAACGCCTCGCTCCCGTCCTACGAGCTGGCCCCGGCGGAGATGGTCACCCTCAGCCTGGTCCTGGGGGCGCTGTGGCTGGTCTCCGTCTTCGGCAACGCCCTGGTCTGCCTGGTCATCCACCGCAGCCGCCGCACGCAGTCCACCACCAACTACTTCGTGGTGTCCATGGCGTGCGCGGACCTGCTGCTCAGCCTGGCCTGGGCGCCCTTCGCCCTGCTGCAGGTGGCGTCGGGCCAGTGGCCCCTCAGCGGCTCGGCCTGCCGCGCGGTGCGCTATGTCCAGCACCTGGCGCCCGGCGTGCAGGTGTACGTGCTGCTCTCCATCTGCGTGGACCGCTTCTACACCATCGTCTACCCGCTCAGCTTCAAGGTGTCCCGCGAGAAGGCCAAGCGCATGATCGCCGCCTCCTGGGTGCTGGACGCGGCCTTCGTCTCGCCCTGCCTCTTCTTCTACGGCTCCGGCCCCGCGGGCCACTGCGGCTTCTTCCTGCCGGACACCTGGGACGGCGTGGCGTACGGCATCGCCCACCTGGTGCTGGGCTTCCTCTTCCCCACCGTGCTCATCGTGCTCTTCTACCAGCGGGTGGTCAAGTACATCTGGAGGATCGGCACCGACGGGCGCACCGTGCGGCGGACCATGAACATCGTGCCCAGGACTAAGGTCAAAACCATCAAGATGTTCCTGGCGCTCAACGCCGTGTTCCTCCTGGCCTGGGCGCCCTTCTACGTGGCGCAGCTCTGGCACCCCGGCGACGCCGGCGGGTCCCGGCGGGAGGCGCTGCTCTTCGCCGCCGTCACCTGGATCTCCTTCGGCTCGGCGGCGTCCAAGCCCACGCTCTACTCCATCCACAACGCCAACTTCCGCCGCGGCATGCGGGAGACCTTCTGCATGTCCTCCATGAAGTGCTACCGCAGCAACGCCTACACCATCACCACCAGCTCTCGCATGGCCAAAAAGAACTACGTGGGGATCGTGGAGATCCCCGCCCCGGCCAAGACCACCGTCACCAAAGAGTCCATCTATGACACCTTCGACCGCGAGGCCAAGGAGAAGAAGCTGGCCTGGCCCATCAACACCAACCCGCCAAACacatttgtgtaa
- the crebl2 gene encoding cAMP-responsive element-binding protein-like 2 isoform X5, with amino-acid sequence MDDSKVVGGKVKKPGKRGRKPAKIDLKAKLERSRQSARECRARKKLRYQYLEELVSSKERAICALREELEMYKQWCSAMDQGKIPSEIKALLTGDDHKTSQSTSKTTKSPKGLASANGNNKSV; translated from the exons ATGGATGACAGCAAG GTGGTTGGCGGGAAGGTGAAGAAGCCGGGGAAGCGGGGGCGGAAGCCCGCCAAGATCGACCTGAAGGCCAAGCTGGAGCGCAGCCGGCAGAGCGCGCGGGAGTGCCGCGCCCGCAAGAAGCTGCGCTACCAgtacctggaggagctggtgtcCAGCAAGGAGAGGGCCATCTGCGCCCTGCGCGAGGAGCTGGAGATG TACAAGCAGTGGTGTTCTGCAATGGACCAGGGAAAGATCCCTTCAGAAATCAAGGCTCTTCTCACCGGGGACGATCACAAAACCAGCCAGAGCACCAGCAAGACCACGAAAAGCCCCAAGGGCCTGGCCAGCGCCAACGGCAACAACAAGTCCGTCTGA